In Xiphophorus maculatus strain JP 163 A chromosome 18, X_maculatus-5.0-male, whole genome shotgun sequence, a single genomic region encodes these proteins:
- the cdc42ep2 gene encoding cdc42 effector protein 2, with product MPAKTPIYLKTTTPKKGKRLRLRDVLSGDMISPPLGDVRHSAHVGPEGKGDMFGDVGFLQGKMDMLPGHGHARSHSVDQAATQEPRSFAYNGCHYQQASNGLLKSTVSMPVCVAHEQAPPKPPRLHLDQQPGEPGDAQPEVCEASAVRGLVPSSGSFSEASSEDSVSETCGPPDVRRGLSLDSDAGLSNEDLSSERSDSPCPVPGLQPADSLARLDLDLDLGPSILEDVLSIMDRYKAKDDRCEL from the coding sequence atgccAGCAAAGACACCAATCTACCTAAAAACTACAACCCCAAAGAAAGGGAAGAGGCTGCGGCTGCGTGACGTCCTGTCGGGGGACATGATCAGCCCCCCGCTGGGCGACGTGCGCCACAGCGCGCACGTGGGACCGGAAGGCAAGGGGGACATGTTTGGAGACGTGGGTTTCCTCCAGGGGAAGATGGACATGCTTCCGGGCCACGGCCACGCCCGCTCGCACAGCGTGGACCAGGCCGCCACGCAGGAGCCGCGCAGCTTCGCCTACAACGGCTGCCACTACCAGCAGGCCTCCAACGGGCTGCTGAAGAGCACCGTGTCCATGCCGGTGTGCGTCGCCCACGAGCAGGCCCCGCCCAAGCCGCCGCGGCTCCACCTGGACCAGCAACCAGGTGAGCCGGGTGACGCTCAGCCGGAAGTTTGTGAAGCGTCCGCCGTGCGCGGGCTCGTCCCATCATCCGGGTCCTTCTCGGAGGCGTCGTCGGAGGACTCCGTGTCGGAGACGTGTGGACCCCCGGATGTCCGCCGCGGCCTCAGCCTGGACTCGGACGCCGGGTTGAGCAACGAGGATCTGAGCAGCGAGCGCAGTGACTCGCCATGCCCGGTGCCGGGCCTCCAGCCGGCCGACTCCCTGGCCAggctggacctggacctggacctgggcCCGTCCATCCTGGAGGACGTGCTGAGCATCATGGACCGCTATAAGGCCAAGGACGACCGCTGCGAGCTGTGA